In Triticum urartu cultivar G1812 chromosome 6, Tu2.1, whole genome shotgun sequence, the following proteins share a genomic window:
- the LOC125512860 gene encoding uncharacterized protein LOC125512860: MSMVVASRPSGPVLLSPFPNYQPASLSRVKLSDAGSPVKSVSVSSPPSSPTAKVRRSCMCSPTNHPGSFRCSLHKERKQAAHAGSSTKPASPPSPPSKRTASPFTQLAPSGSGCSRRSYSGLAQRVPMGSGHWARKALVSSHAVQQLQYWKRAVEQFHAGPTGSPPPPWPAAATSKNNNIIDIP, encoded by the coding sequence ATGtcaatggtggttgcatctcggCCCAGCGGCCCTGTCCTTTTGAGCCCCTTTCCCAACTACCAACCCGCCTCGCTCTCCCGTGTCAAGCTCTCCGACGCCGGCTCGCCGGTCAAGTCCGTCAGCGTCTCATCTCCCCCCTCCTCCCCCACTGCCAAGGTCCGTCGGTCCTGCATGTGCTCCCCGACGAACCACCCCGGCTCGTTCCGCTGCAGCCTCCACAAGGAACGCAAGCAGGCGGCCCACGCTGGCAGCAGCACCAAGCCCGCCTCACCGCCTTCGCCGCCATCGAAGCGCACGGCGAGCCCGTTCACGCAGCTCGCCCCCAGCGGCAGCGGCTGCTCTAGACGCTCATACAGCGGGCTGGCGCAGCGCGTTCCCATGGGGAGCGGGCACTGGGCGCGCAAGGCGCTCGTGTCGTCCCACGCGGTGCAGCAGCTGCAGTACTGGAAGCGAGCGGTGGAGCAGTTCCACGCTGGGCCTACCGGTTCTCCGCCGCCTCCATGGCCGGCCGCAGCAACCAGTAAAAACAACAACATCATCGACATACCATAG